One Lentisphaera araneosa HTCC2155 genomic region harbors:
- a CDS encoding STAS domain-containing protein, with translation MQSASITVCMDKDIAHLAVKGRGTFDNSEAIRSFCMMAIEGSAQKIDINMLECTGMDSTFMGILTMLSRMGTMKSCPVELNNVNEANKKNFNSLGISQILNFTNTSTQQIPMHTLKSENMSEEEKHKNILDAHQELIDANEENRPVFQDIITYLKENNS, from the coding sequence ATGCAAAGCGCCTCAATCACTGTTTGTATGGACAAAGATATTGCTCATCTCGCCGTAAAAGGCCGAGGTACATTTGATAATAGCGAAGCCATTAGAAGCTTCTGCATGATGGCCATTGAAGGCTCTGCTCAAAAAATTGACATCAATATGCTCGAATGCACTGGCATGGATAGTACTTTCATGGGCATCCTCACGATGCTTTCTAGAATGGGCACCATGAAATCCTGCCCCGTTGAGCTCAACAATGTCAACGAAGCCAACAAAAAGAACTTTAATTCTTTAGGCATCAGCCAAATCCTCAACTTCACCAACACTTCGACTCAGCAAATCCCCATGCACACTTTAAAGAGTGAAAACATGAGCGAAGAAGAAAAACATAAAAATATTCTCGATGCACACCAAGAACTCATAGACGCCAACGAAGAAAATCGTCCAGTTTTCCAAGACATCATCACTTACTTAAAAGAAAACAACTCATAA
- a CDS encoding sugar phosphate nucleotidyltransferase, which yields MPINLFIASAGYGSRLRPVTNLYPKPLLPIAGQSLIDRMIDRVSMSVDINEIALNVHYKKEQFEKWNEAKQYQFFEEEELLGTGGAIWNAQNFFKKQTSLLINGDVLTDFDWKGMLEYHENSGNLVTLAVQDREHERRVGASGKGAFICIDKAMKDPRVECWFGYACVVLYEPGFLKYLPAGESHVVPFWEDARNAGEKVGVYDIGRESEWLDLGNVNTYAAGVLESMNGVKRFFAEPLNIPWDCQIDSYCVVEQGVEIGGDVQLSNVILLPGTKVAQGSRLQNCILGPGMKVDFDYTEASKNSDLDTIGNGGSDRIYRRRDEGVVLDYSSIDHTIERQKTLTQRLLAEKVSVPQIYNHRPKARQLVLEDWGDDTFRLWSQGKTQEQILGKAKECLVELHKFQSIAEPLRDKVFNLDVLMWESSYFLERFIFRVAGLEDEYKKNQAQVDAERLSLANQVNGLDKVLMHRDFQSENVMIRQGSVGLIDFQGAHYGPALYDAASFIGDPYMDYDLDLQEELKNYYFSKCAHVTDTSESDYNRCAIQRHMQALGAYGFLSHIRGKGSFEFYIPVALKMLNRELGLHQNEYEALYSLVQSAADKLSIKVN from the coding sequence ATGCCAATCAATTTATTTATTGCGTCAGCAGGGTATGGGAGTCGCTTGCGTCCAGTGACAAATTTGTACCCTAAACCTCTGTTGCCAATTGCGGGTCAAAGTTTGATAGATAGAATGATAGATCGAGTTTCTATGAGTGTGGATATCAATGAGATAGCTTTGAATGTTCACTATAAAAAAGAACAATTCGAAAAATGGAATGAAGCAAAGCAGTATCAATTTTTTGAAGAAGAAGAACTCTTAGGGACAGGTGGCGCAATATGGAATGCTCAAAACTTTTTCAAAAAACAGACAAGTCTGTTAATTAATGGTGATGTCTTGACTGATTTTGACTGGAAAGGGATGCTCGAATATCATGAAAATTCAGGGAATTTAGTCACCTTAGCCGTGCAAGATCGCGAGCATGAACGTCGAGTTGGAGCCTCTGGAAAAGGCGCGTTTATTTGCATCGATAAAGCAATGAAAGACCCTCGTGTCGAGTGTTGGTTCGGCTATGCCTGTGTGGTCTTGTACGAGCCAGGGTTTTTGAAATATTTACCTGCGGGGGAATCTCATGTTGTGCCTTTTTGGGAAGATGCACGTAATGCGGGTGAAAAAGTGGGCGTTTACGATATTGGGCGAGAGTCGGAATGGTTGGATTTGGGCAATGTGAATACATACGCCGCAGGTGTTTTAGAGAGTATGAATGGAGTGAAGAGGTTCTTTGCAGAACCTTTAAATATTCCATGGGATTGCCAAATAGACTCTTATTGTGTCGTTGAACAAGGCGTTGAAATTGGAGGCGATGTGCAACTCTCTAATGTTATTTTATTGCCTGGTACAAAGGTGGCTCAGGGAAGTCGACTGCAAAATTGTATCCTTGGGCCCGGGATGAAAGTTGATTTTGATTATACTGAGGCGAGTAAAAATAGCGATCTAGATACGATTGGTAATGGTGGTTCGGACAGGATTTACAGAAGGCGGGATGAGGGTGTCGTTTTAGACTACTCAAGCATTGATCATACAATTGAGCGTCAGAAAACACTTACACAGCGCTTGCTTGCAGAGAAAGTATCGGTCCCTCAAATTTATAATCACCGACCAAAAGCTAGGCAATTAGTTTTAGAAGATTGGGGGGATGATACTTTTCGTCTATGGTCTCAAGGTAAGACTCAAGAGCAAATTTTAGGCAAAGCTAAAGAATGCTTAGTTGAGCTTCATAAGTTCCAATCTATAGCGGAACCTTTGAGGGACAAAGTTTTTAATTTAGATGTCTTGATGTGGGAGAGTTCTTATTTTTTAGAGCGCTTTATTTTTCGTGTGGCAGGCTTGGAAGATGAATACAAAAAAAATCAGGCTCAAGTTGATGCGGAGCGCCTAAGTTTAGCGAATCAAGTGAATGGCTTAGATAAAGTTTTGATGCATCGCGATTTTCAGTCTGAAAATGTGATGATTCGTCAGGGGAGTGTAGGTTTGATTGATTTTCAAGGAGCGCATTATGGGCCCGCACTTTATGATGCGGCATCCTTCATTGGAGATCCTTACATGGATTATGATCTTGATTTACAAGAAGAGCTGAAAAACTATTATTTTTCAAAATGTGCTCATGTGACTGATACAAGTGAAAGTGACTATAACCGTTGTGCGATACAAAGGCACATGCAAGCCTTAGGTGCCTATGGTTTTTTAAGTCATATTCGAGGGAAAGGGAGTTTTGAGTTTTATATCCCCGTAGCATTAAAAATGTTAAATCGTGAGTTGGGGCTTCATCAAAATGAGTATGAAGCGCTATATTCATTGGTGCAAAGTGCTGCCGACAAACTTTCCATTAAAGTTAATTAG
- a CDS encoding OmpH family outer membrane protein: MKKLLFIALFIAAPLTQALEVVTIDMNKVFENYYRTLIENKKLAKEKDITESRLKEMQAQVYKLQNDYQTLMRESMNPVLSEGARTQKKQDAEAKATEGQAALKNLKFFQQNLQKEAVGKRRTITAELTKDIQKVVDKYAVDNKVDLVLDASGKSVNGVNLVIYSKNSLSITDKILAKINKGHEDFVNKIMNEKKAETDKATK, translated from the coding sequence ATGAAAAAACTCCTTTTCATTGCTCTTTTCATTGCAGCTCCACTGACACAAGCTTTAGAAGTCGTCACCATCGACATGAACAAAGTTTTCGAAAACTACTACCGTACTTTGATTGAGAACAAAAAACTCGCTAAAGAAAAAGACATCACTGAATCACGTTTAAAAGAAATGCAGGCGCAAGTCTACAAACTTCAAAACGATTACCAAACTCTCATGCGTGAATCCATGAATCCAGTCCTCAGCGAAGGTGCGCGCACACAGAAAAAACAAGATGCCGAAGCAAAAGCAACAGAAGGGCAAGCCGCACTCAAAAATTTAAAGTTTTTCCAGCAAAACCTTCAAAAAGAAGCTGTTGGCAAACGCCGTACAATTACTGCCGAACTCACAAAAGATATCCAAAAAGTTGTTGACAAGTACGCTGTTGATAACAAAGTCGACCTAGTCCTCGATGCTTCAGGCAAATCAGTCAACGGCGTCAACCTTGTAATCTACAGCAAAAATTCTCTATCAATCACAGATAAGATCCTTGCTAAAATCAACAAAGGCCACGAGGATTTTGTCAACAAAATCATGAATGAGAAAAAAGCCGAAACTGATAAAGCTACAAAATAA
- a CDS encoding prepilin-type N-terminal cleavage/methylation domain-containing protein, whose protein sequence is MKVRQFSLIELLVVIAIIGILASMILPALGKARKTSQQAVCNSQQKQIGTSIYLYVDDNEYMPSTSHPNQSSRLGWKMHVASYLNTEGNGSGGGSAPFRCPNSELGTGYTNQEAGTAYNINFGDDRFANKPAVKLTEIESAVETGVIADSVDGSDWLIASKLLPSENAVGYRHKNGLNILWADGHVAWSSTVSIQAGKNGVADWYYEIEKP, encoded by the coding sequence ATGAAAGTTAGACAATTCTCCCTCATCGAGCTCCTAGTCGTCATTGCTATAATAGGTATTTTAGCATCAATGATTCTACCTGCTCTTGGCAAAGCTCGTAAAACATCTCAGCAAGCCGTTTGTAATTCACAGCAAAAACAAATTGGCACCTCAATTTATTTATACGTAGATGACAACGAATATATGCCATCCACATCACATCCTAATCAATCGAGCCGACTAGGATGGAAAATGCACGTAGCATCCTACCTCAATACAGAAGGAAACGGTTCCGGTGGTGGTTCAGCCCCATTCAGATGTCCAAACTCAGAACTTGGTACTGGCTACACAAACCAAGAGGCCGGAACTGCTTATAACATCAATTTTGGTGATGACCGATTTGCAAACAAGCCTGCAGTGAAATTAACAGAAATCGAATCTGCTGTGGAAACAGGGGTCATTGCTGACTCTGTGGATGGAAGTGATTGGCTGATTGCCTCCAAACTCCTTCCCTCTGAAAATGCTGTTGGCTATCGTCATAAAAATGGTCTCAATATTTTATGGGCCGATGGTCATGTAGCTTGGTCTTCTACAGTAAGCATACAGGCGGGCAAAAACGGTGTTGCTGATTGGTATTATGAAATAGAAAAACCCTAA
- a CDS encoding 5'-nucleotidase yields MKVDLEKTLVVAVSATALFDMSEADDVFQEAFKENPETAVENYRAYMLKREEDDLADGTAMPLVSALLGLNQYKKQGEVPIVEVVVMSRNSPETGVVVFNNIRSRGLNISRHAFTGGESVVPYLEAYDVDLFLTTNVRDAQKVIDAKSCASAIVQKPPHTSNIEEGQVRLAFDGDAVLFDDSSEIVFKAQGLKGFFDHEDAHQDVPMPEGPYAQLLRSISQLQSRLPFNVKSSPVRIAIVTARSAPAEMRVIKTLRTWGVYVDEVFFLGGLDKSKILKAFRPHIFFEDQDLHLEEAAKYVPSGKVPYKSESEIHKYL; encoded by the coding sequence ATGAAAGTAGATTTAGAAAAAACTTTAGTGGTTGCGGTGTCCGCAACAGCTTTATTTGACATGAGTGAAGCGGATGACGTCTTTCAGGAAGCCTTCAAAGAAAACCCAGAAACTGCAGTAGAGAATTATCGTGCATACATGTTGAAGCGTGAAGAAGACGACTTAGCAGATGGGACGGCGATGCCTTTGGTGAGTGCACTCTTAGGGCTCAATCAGTATAAAAAACAGGGTGAAGTCCCCATTGTGGAAGTCGTTGTGATGTCGCGCAATAGTCCAGAGACGGGTGTAGTGGTTTTTAATAATATCAGAAGTCGTGGCTTAAATATTAGTCGACATGCTTTTACGGGGGGTGAATCAGTTGTGCCCTATTTAGAAGCCTATGATGTGGATCTCTTTTTGACAACGAATGTGCGAGATGCGCAAAAAGTTATCGATGCCAAAAGCTGTGCTTCTGCAATTGTACAAAAGCCACCACATACCTCCAATATCGAAGAAGGTCAGGTTCGCTTAGCTTTTGATGGTGACGCTGTCTTGTTTGATGATAGTAGCGAAATCGTCTTTAAAGCTCAAGGTCTCAAAGGTTTTTTTGATCATGAAGACGCCCATCAGGATGTGCCGATGCCCGAAGGACCCTACGCTCAGTTGTTACGAAGCATATCACAACTTCAGAGCCGTTTGCCCTTTAATGTAAAATCATCTCCCGTACGGATTGCGATTGTGACTGCCCGCAGTGCCCCTGCAGAAATGCGTGTAATTAAAACACTGCGGACTTGGGGCGTTTACGTGGACGAAGTTTTCTTTTTGGGTGGTCTAGATAAATCGAAAATTCTCAAGGCCTTCCGTCCCCATATTTTCTTTGAAGACCAAGATCTTCATTTAGAAGAAGCAGCCAAGTATGTGCCATCTGGCAAAGTACCTTATAAAAGTGAATCAGAGATTCATAAGTATTTATAG
- a CDS encoding prepilin-type N-terminal cleavage/methylation domain-containing protein, whose protein sequence is MKHKFTLIELLLVVAIIGILASLLLPTLGKARKTSQQAVCKSQQKQLGSAIYMYVDDNEYMPSASHPTKSSRLGWKVHLGPYINSSGDGSEGGAAPFRCPNSELGTGYTNQEAGTAYNIKMGDDRYPARPAVKLDEIESAVQTGVISDSVDGTDWVIASKLLPSEDAVGYRHKNGLNILWADGHVQWFTTVAIQAGKNGTPDWYYEVSKP, encoded by the coding sequence ATGAAACATAAATTCACACTGATTGAACTTTTGCTTGTCGTAGCCATTATTGGCATCCTTGCATCACTTCTTCTACCTACTTTAGGAAAAGCTCGAAAAACATCACAACAGGCCGTCTGCAAATCTCAACAAAAACAACTAGGCTCTGCCATCTACATGTATGTAGATGACAATGAATATATGCCCTCTGCTTCTCACCCCACTAAAAGCAGTCGTTTAGGGTGGAAAGTTCACCTCGGTCCTTACATCAACTCCAGTGGAGATGGTTCTGAAGGCGGCGCTGCCCCCTTTAGATGCCCAAACTCTGAACTGGGCACTGGCTACACTAACCAAGAAGCCGGCACCGCTTACAATATAAAAATGGGTGATGACCGTTACCCTGCCCGCCCAGCAGTCAAATTAGATGAAATTGAATCCGCTGTCCAAACGGGAGTAATCTCAGATTCTGTGGATGGTACCGATTGGGTTATTGCCTCAAAACTTCTACCATCCGAGGATGCCGTTGGTTATCGTCACAAAAATGGTTTAAATATTCTTTGGGCGGATGGTCACGTGCAGTGGTTTACCACTGTAGCCATTCAAGCTGGAAAGAATGGAACTCCGGATTGGTATTATGAAGTCAGCAAACCTTAA